GCCGGGCCTGTGGCTCACCGAGGCGGAGATCGACCTCACGCTGGAGACGCGGGGGCGGGAGCACGTCGTCCAGCTGGTGGGGACGCTCACCGCCGACGGGTACACCGTGGGACGCGGGTGAGATGAGCGGCGGGGCGGGGGAGAGGTCGCTCCGGGAGCGGATCTTCGCGCGGGACGCCTTCCGCTGCGTCTACTGCGCCCGGACCTTCCCGGCGGAGCAGCTCACGCTCGACCACGTGCAGCCCCGCATGCGCGGCGGCGACCACTCCCCCGGGAACCTGGTCACGGCCTGCTCCTCCTGCAACACGCGCAAGGGCTCGGCCCCGGCGTGGGCGTTCCTGGCGGAGCTCCCGGAGGAACGCGCGAACTTCCTCCGCTACGCCGGAGCGGTGTGGCCCCGGCTGCGCCGGGCCGTCGAGGAGGCGGCGCGGGACTGAGCCCGCCCGTCCCCGGCTCCTGGCAGAGGCCTTGCATCCCCCCATCTCCGGAAGCGAGACACGCCAGGACGAGGGGGGAACTTGGCAGGCAGGAGCATCGCCCGGCTGGAGAGGACCCTGGGTACGGCCACCCGGTTCCTGGAAGAGAT
This sequence is a window from Longimicrobiaceae bacterium. Protein-coding genes within it:
- a CDS encoding HNH endonuclease signature motif containing protein; the protein is MSGGAGERSLRERIFARDAFRCVYCARTFPAEQLTLDHVQPRMRGGDHSPGNLVTACSSCNTRKGSAPAWAFLAELPEERANFLRYAGAVWPRLRRAVEEAARD